In Nematostella vectensis chromosome 2, jaNemVect1.1, whole genome shotgun sequence, one genomic interval encodes:
- the LOC5515494 gene encoding QRFP-like peptide receptor, with amino-acid sequence MNITNYTFANVSAGVPRIPPLDMTSTERIAKIVVCFVIIFTALVGNALIIVVVCRNANMRKTINYFIVNMAVSDLAIPLFVLPRVISENITSYEFLPEWRVSGAAGEALCKLVYFTSDLSPAVSILSLICITLDRFCAVVFPMKRTLITSRVRVLLIVFTWLFSAAFLSPSFYTMQLVRSPRLHTLHCLMRWSQDRVRHVAIHRAYITATCVVFVIVPMVLLTGMYVAIMVVVRMAFLTRQVKQGSAAQRRQQANNNRLLRLAVLTVISFTVCWGPYNIYLFLQSFVWNWKPQTNGHGARVLSDVVVFLTYSNSMINPCLYFVFIENYRRGLKRVFTVTRDAESRSTVQTRLIEGSTRASTRKRVSKLTADISLDALDNPPATTSSSEPLTMPAKEHLRSSKTL; translated from the coding sequence ATGAATATTACTAACTATACGTTCGCTAACGTATCTGCGGGAGTACCCAGAATACCGCCGCTTGACATGACCTCGACAGAGCGCATCGCCAAGATCGTGGTTTGCTTTGTCATCATCTTCACCGCGTTAGTCGGCAACGCCCTTATAATTGTCGTCGTGTGCCGTAACGCGAATATGCGTAAGACCATCAACTACTTCATCGTCAATATGGCCGTGTCCGACCTCGCTATTCCCCTGTTCGTGTTGCCGAGGGTGATCTCGGAGAACATCACGAGTTACGAGTTCCTCCCTGAGTGGCGAGTGTCGGGCGCGGCGGGGGAGGCATTGTGTAAACTCGTCTACTTCACCTCGGATCTGTCGCCCGCCGTGTCCATCCTCAGCCTAATCTGCATCACATTGGACCGCTTCTGCGCGGTCGTGTTCCCGATGAAGCGCACGCTGATCACCTCGCGGGTCCGCGTTCTACTGATCGTGTTCACCTGGCTCTTCTCGGCAGCGTTTCTCTCGCCCTCGTTCTACACCATGCAGCTGGTTCGCTCCCCCAGGTTACACACCTTGCACTGTCTGATGCGATGGAGTCAGGACCGCGTGCGGCACGTCGCTATCCACCGCGCGTACATCACAGCAACTTGCGTCGTGTTCGTCATCGTCCCCATGGTGCTCCTCACAGGCATGTACGTCGCCATCATGGTGGTGGTCCGGATGGCCTTCCTCACGCGGCAAGTAAAGCAAGGCAGCGCGGCACAGCGCAGGCAGCAGGCCAACAATAACCGGCTCTTGCGCCTCGCTGTGCTAACTGTCATCTCGTTCACCGTGTGCTGGGGGCCGTACAACATCTACCTTTTCTTGCAGAGCTTTGTGTGGAACTGGAAACCGCAGACTAACGGGCACGGCGCGCGCGTGCTGTCTGATGTCGTGGTGTTTCTTACATACTCCAACAGTATGATCAACCCGTGCCTTTACTTCGTGTTTATTGAGAACTACAGGCGCGGCCTGAAGCGTGTGTTTACAGTCACACGCGATGCTGAGAGCAGGAGCACAGTGCAGACCCGGCTCATAGAGGGATCAACCCGCGCGTCCACCCGCAAGAGAGTTTCTAAGCTCACTGCCGACATCTCACTGGACGCCCTCGACAACCCTCCCGCCACCACATCATCATCGGAGCCTCTCACCATGCCAGCGAAAGAGCATTTGCGCTCTTCCAAAACTCTATAA